A single Garra rufa chromosome 9, GarRuf1.0, whole genome shotgun sequence DNA region contains:
- the LOC141342672 gene encoding HLA class II histocompatibility antigen, DO alpha chain-like codes for MRQLTYCHIEMMDAGFELDFDGEELWHFDYLNNTPKQRLPEFAGDWTLDRNLPSKANLSIGTCFYNIPKCIAGEKNPPESIVPPSTQLYAKNDVKLGVKNTLICSVSNFHPPPVIISWTRNGEPVSEQDVSQTQYYSNPDFSFRIFSYLNFLPERGDIYTCSVRHRGLEQDITRFWEVDVPEDSQEVETAVLVIGILVGFLGFVVGIIIIVTSKMDLRAV; via the exons ATGCGTCAGTTGACGTACTGCCATATAGAGATGATGGACGCTGGTTTTGAGCTGGATTTTGACGGTGAGGAGCTCTGGCACTTTGACTACTTAAATAACACCCCAAAGCAGCGTTTGCCGGAGTTTGCAGGCGACTGGACCCTCGACCGCAATCTGCCTTCTAAAGCGAATTTGTCCATCGGCACCTGCTTCTACAATATTCCCAAGTGCATCGCAGGAGAAAAAAATCCTCCCGAATCCATTG TTCCTCCGTCCACACAGCTGTACGCCAAGAACGACGTGAAGCTCGGTGTTAAAAACACCCTCATCTGCTCAGTGAGCAACTTTCACCCGCCGCCGGTGATTATCTCCTGGACGAGGAACGGAGAGCCGGTGAGCGAGCAGGACGTCAGCCAGACGCAGTATTACTCAAACCCAGACTTCAGCTTTCGCATCTTCTCCTACCTGAACTTCCTTCCTGAGCGCGGAGACATTTACACCTGCAGCGTCAGACACAGAGGACTGGAGCAGGACATCACCAGGTTTTGGG AGGTGGATGTGCCGGAAGACTCTCAGGAGGTTGAGACGGCGGTGCTTGTGATCGGAATTCTGGTGGGATTTTTGGGATTTGTGGTGGGAATCATTATTATCGTAACGAGCAAGATGGATCTGCGGGCTGTATGA